In the genome of Drosophila pseudoobscura strain MV-25-SWS-2005 chromosome 3, UCI_Dpse_MV25, whole genome shotgun sequence, one region contains:
- the en gene encoding segmentation polarity homeobox protein engrailed, translated as MALEDRCSPQTAPSPPGCHPHYAATSISATALDMSLQHHPQQSPPPAPVAALYHQQQQQLQHLHQLQQLQQLHQQQLAASAGVFPHPAVAFEAAAAAAHAVALQQRLSASGSPASCSTPASSTPLTIKEEEGDSIMGDGSFHNQTHTTNGTATEDEEDDDIDVDVDDTAAGRLPPPAHQQSTAKPSLAFSISNILSDRFGDAAPKQQTLKKPGSPNASLESQASIFRPFEASRAAAATPSAFTRVDLLEFSRQQQAAAAAATAAMMIERANFLNCFNPAAYPRIHEEIVQSRLRRSAANTVIPPASKMSESCAEKSALGSLCKTVSQIGQPTTTTTLPPQLSSSSSLANNLASPPPASNASTISSTSTATSSSSSSSSGCSSAPSSLNSSPSSRLGGSAAANASSPQPQPIPPPSAVSRDSGMESSDDTRSETGSTTTEGGKNEMWPAWVYCTRYSDRPSSGPRYRRPKQPKDKTNDEKRPRTAFSSEQLARLKREFNENRYLTERRRQQLSGELGLNEAQIKIWFQNKRAKIKKSNGSKNPLALQLMAQGLYNHTTVPLTKEEEELEMRMNGQIP; from the exons ATGGCCCTTGAGGATCGCTGCAGTCCACAAACAGCGCCCAGCCCACCAGGTTGTCACCCGCACTACGCCGCAACCAGCATCTCCGCCACCGCCCTCGACATGAGTCTGCAGCACCATCCCCAGCAGAGCCCGCCACCAGCGCCGGTGGCCGCGCTctaccatcagcagcagcaacagctgcagcacctgcaccagctgcagcagctccagcagctccaccagcagcagcttgctGCCAGCGCCGGGGTCTTCCCCCATCCGGCAGTGGCCTtcgaggcagcggcagccgccgcCCACGCCGTTGCACTGCAGCAGCGCCTGAGCGCCAGCGGATCGCCTGCCTCCTGCTCGACCCCCGCCTCGTCCACGCCGCTGACCatcaaggaggaggagggcgaCTCCATCATGGGCGACGGTAGCTTCCACAACCAGACCCACACCACCAACGGCACGGCCaccgaggacgaggaggacgacgacatcgatgtggatgtggacgaTACTGCCGCAGGACGCCTGCCTCCGCCGGCCCACCAGCAGTCCACGGCCAAGCCCTCGCTGGCCTTCTCCATCTCGAACATCCTCAGCGACCGCTTCGGAGACGCAGCACCCAAGCAGCAGACACTAAAGAAGCCAGGATCCCCAAACGCCTCGCTGGAGTCCCAGGCCAGCATTTTCCGCCCCTTCGAGGCCAGCCGAGCAGCCGCTGCCACGCCCTCCGCCTTCACGCGGGTGGATCTTCTGGAGTTCAgtaggcagcagcaggcagcggctgccgcagccaccgccgccatGATGATCGAGCGGGCTAACTTCCTCAATTGCTTCAACCCGGCCGCCTACCCGCGCATCCACGAGGAGATTGTCCAGAGCCGTCTGCGCCGGAGCGCCGCCAACACGGTGATCCCTCCGGCCTCCAAGATGAGCGAGTCCTGCGCTGAAAAGTCCGCCCTGGGCTCGCTCTGCAAGACCGTCTCCCAAATCGGCCAGCCCACAACGACCACGACCTTGCCCCCGCAGctgagcagctccagcagcctGGCCAACAACCTGGCCAGTCCACCGCCCGCCTCGAATGCCTCCACCATCAGCTCCACCTCGACGGCCACCAGCTCCTcatcctccagctcctcgggCTGCTCCTCGGCCCCCAGTTCGCTGAACTCCTCGCCCAGCAGTCGCCTGGGAGGCAGTGCAGCGGCCAACGCCAGCagtccccagccccagccgatTCCACCACCCTCTGCCGTGAGCCGCGACTCTGGCATGGAGTCCTCGGACGACACCCGCTCCGAGACGGGCTCCACGACCACCGAAGGCGGCAAGAACGAGATGTGGCCCGCCTGGGTCTACTGCACCCGCTACAGCGATCGTCCCAGCTCAG GACCCCGCTACCGCCGCCCCAAACAGCCAAAGGACAAGACCAATGACGAGAAGCGGCCACGCACGGCCTTCTCCAGCGAGCAATTGGCCCGCCTCAAG CGGGAGTTCAACGAGAATCGCTATCTGACCGAACGGCGACGCCAGCAGCTGAGCGGAGAGCTGGGCCTGAACGAGGCCCAGATCAAGATCTGGTTCCAGAACAAGCGGGCCAAGATCAAGAAGTCCAACGGCTCCAAGAACCCCCTGGCCCTCCAGCTGATGGCCCAGGGACTGTACAACCACACGACGGTGCCACTGAccaaagaggaggaggagctcgaGATGCGCATGAACGGCCAGATCCCCTAA